Proteins encoded by one window of Lathyrus oleraceus cultivar Zhongwan6 chromosome 1, CAAS_Psat_ZW6_1.0, whole genome shotgun sequence:
- the LOC127102979 gene encoding uncharacterized protein LOC127102979 — MASSTTRFSLCDIDLNVEFIHLPDLNIAEEEDVEETNNNIDNVFILSCIENIVDNELNNEENIEDTSNSEENIEGVLNMEEHIEDASNSEENIEGILNMEENIEDALNSEENFEAMKNAQLFITSYYKKSVDGKLRRGITNVVASSFSVSRRTIQRIWKRAKESEIHDVSHRKTKNCGRKRIQIDPNQISQIPLRQRTNIRSLSFAMKTNPTSVFRLLKSGVIRRHSNAIKSLLKEENKRVRLEFCLSMLEGIPHDPMFKSMHNIIHIDEKWFYMTKKSENYYLLPEEDEPHRTCKSKNFIAKVMFLVALTRPRFDSQGNEIFSGKIGIFPFVTQEPAKRTSANRVAGTMETKPITSINRDVIRSFLIEKVLPAIKEKWPIDDLGTSTIFIQQDNARTHINHDDQEFIQEFTRDGFDIRLMCQPANSPDLNVLDLGFFSAIQSLQHKESPKTIDELVRVVVKSFENFSSVKSNHIFVTLQLCMIEIMKANGSNKYKIPHLNKERLEREGQLHVQMKCDPILVQEIFKYLNTE, encoded by the exons ATGGCTTCAAGTACTACTAGATTTTCATTGTGTGATATAGATTTAAATGTAGAATTTATTCATTTGCCAGATTTAAATattgctgaagaagaagacgtTGAAGAAACCAACAATAATATTGATAATGTATTTATTCTTTCAT GTATAGAAAATATTGTAGATAACGAATTAAATAATGAAGAGAATATTGAAGATACATCAAATAGTGAAGAAAATATTGAAGGTGTACTAAATATGGAAGAACATATTGAAGATGCATCAAACAGTGAAGAAAATATTGAAGGCATACTAAATATGGAAGAAAATATTGAAGATGCTTTAAATAGTGAAGAAAATTTTGAAG CAATGAAGAACGCACAGCTATTTATCACCAGTTACTACAAAAAAAGTGTTGATGGAAAATTACGTAGAGGAATTACAAATGTGGTGGCTTCATCATTTTCTGTTTCTAGGAGAACTATTCAACGTATTTGGAAAAGAGCAAAAGAAAGTGAAATACATGATGTGTCCCATAGGAAGACAAAAAACTGTGGACGTAAGAGAATTCAAATTGATCCTAATCAAATTAGTCAAATTCCTTTGAGACAAAGAACAAACATCCGGTCTTTATCTTTTGCGATGAAAACAAATCCAACATCTGTTTTTAGGCTTTTAAAATCAGGAGTTATACGACGTCACTCAAATGCCATAAAGTCACTATTAAAAGAAGAAAACAAAAGAGTTAGGTTGGAGTTTTGTTTGTCAATGCTCGAAGGTATACCACATGATCCAATGTTTAAAAGTATGCACAATATTATTCATATTGATGAAAAGTGGTTTTACATGACTAAGAAATCTGAGAACTATTATTTGCTACCGGAGGAGGATGAACCACATCGTACATGTAAAAGCAAAAACTTTATTGCCAAAGTTATGTTTTTAGTTGCTCTTACTCGACCAAGATTTGACTCCCAAGGAAATGAGATTTTTTCAGGTAAAATTGGTATTTTTCCATTTGTTACCCAGGAACCTGCTAAAAGGACAAGTGCTAACCGAGTTGCAGGAACAATGGAGACAAAACCAATAACATCGATAAATAGAGATGTCATAAGATCATTTCTTATTGAAAAAGTCTTGCCAGCTATAAAGGAAAAATGGCCAATAGATGATTTGGGTACTAGTACAATATTTATCCAACAAGATAATGCAAGAACTCATATTAATCATGATGATCAAGAGTTCATTCAAGAATTCACACGAGATGGATTTGATATTCGTTTGATGTGTCAACCTGCAAATTCTCCTGATTTGAATGTCTTAGACCTTGGATTTTTCAGTGCAATACAATCATTACAACACAAGGAGTCCCCTAAAACTATTGATGAACTTGTTCGTGTGGTGGTGAAGTCATTTGAAAACTTTTCATCTGTGAAGTCCAATCATATATTTGTAACATTGCAATTATGCATGATAGAGATCATGAAAGCCAATGGTTCTAATAAATATAAAATTCCACATTTGAATAAGGAAAGACTAGAAAGAGAAGGACAATTACACGTTCAAATGAAGTGTGATCCAATTTTAGTACAAGAAATTTTTAAGTACCTAAATACAGAGTAA